A genomic stretch from Bradyrhizobium sp. 195 includes:
- a CDS encoding ABC transporter ATP-binding protein — MLEIKNVDKVYSSRGKPPVHAVRALDMEVKKGEIVALLGSSGCGKTSTLRMIAGFESVTSGAIALSQRRIDKLPPAKRKVAMAFEGYSLYPPLTVRENIGFALKAQQLSRSEISRRVEAIAQLVEIEDILDSFPRAISGGQQQRVSLARALVRDADLYLLDEPMGQLEPQLRAVLRGRIKGLLAERGMTAIFVTHDQTEASALADRIAVMEDGVLQQFASERELKNRPANLFVASFIGEPPMNLLETDVAPADGGFRLSVGSDIAFAIPGDAFDQAARRALGQTRRVRVGIRPQKVAVGTGDARVRVVSNQWLGDQSHVAGECAGRLMIAVTPNRIAARPGDVIPFALEPRYLHIFGADGSCIRHAEGG; from the coding sequence ATGCTCGAAATCAAGAATGTCGACAAGGTCTACAGCAGCCGCGGCAAACCGCCGGTGCATGCCGTGCGCGCGCTCGACATGGAAGTGAAGAAGGGCGAGATCGTTGCTCTCTTGGGCTCCTCCGGCTGCGGCAAGACATCGACCTTGCGGATGATCGCGGGCTTCGAGAGCGTGACCTCGGGCGCGATCGCGCTGTCGCAGCGGCGGATCGACAAGCTGCCGCCGGCGAAGCGCAAAGTGGCGATGGCCTTCGAGGGCTATTCGCTCTATCCGCCGCTGACGGTGCGCGAGAACATCGGGTTTGCACTCAAGGCGCAGCAGCTCTCGCGCAGCGAAATATCGCGCCGGGTCGAAGCGATCGCGCAGCTGGTCGAGATCGAGGATATCTTGGACAGCTTCCCGCGCGCGATCTCGGGCGGGCAGCAGCAGCGTGTGTCGCTGGCGCGTGCCTTGGTGCGCGACGCCGACCTCTATCTGCTCGATGAGCCCATGGGCCAGCTCGAACCGCAACTTCGCGCCGTGTTGCGCGGGCGAATCAAGGGCCTTTTGGCCGAGCGCGGCATGACGGCGATCTTCGTCACCCATGATCAGACCGAGGCGAGCGCGCTCGCTGATCGCATCGCGGTGATGGAGGACGGCGTCCTTCAGCAATTCGCCAGCGAAAGGGAATTGAAGAACCGCCCGGCGAATCTCTTCGTCGCCAGCTTCATCGGTGAGCCGCCGATGAATCTGCTGGAGACGGATGTTGCACCCGCCGATGGCGGTTTCCGCCTGTCGGTCGGCTCCGACATCGCGTTCGCAATTCCAGGTGATGCGTTTGATCAGGCCGCGCGGCGGGCGCTCGGGCAGACCAGGCGGGTCCGGGTCGGCATCCGCCCGCAGAAGGTCGCGGTCGGAACGGGCGATGCCCGCGTGCGCGTCGTGTCCAATCAATGGCTCGGTGACCAGTCGCATGTCGCTGGCGAGTGTGCAGGCCGTCTCATGATCGCGGTGACGCCGAACCGGATCGCGGCGCGGCCGGGCGACGTCATCCCGTTCGCGCTGGAGCCGCGCTACCTTCACATCTTCGGAGCCGACGGCAGCTGCATTCGTCACGCGGAGGGGGGGTGA
- a CDS encoding FGGY-family carbohydrate kinase → MQISPQRDMIIGIDAGTSLIKTVAFTRDGRQLGDFSLPNTYTISPGHHVEQDMSRTWTDTVAALRGLVAAVPEISQRLAAIAVTGQGDGTWLIDDDGRPVAPALLWLDSRAAGLVEGIRSSERNAALYRRTGSGLNACQQGPQLAWLRAHAPETLSRARTAFHCKDWLYFLLTGQRTTDPSESTFTCGDFRKRRFDAETARLIGIADCAALFPEVVDGVTTTYPLSAAAAIETGLPEGVPVSLGYVDVVCNALGAGLYDPSPDVGCTIIGSTGMHMRLATSADAVTLNAEATGYTMPFPVAGHYTQMQSNMAATLNIDWLLDLARDLLAAEGVVRSRSDLIRRLDEKVLTAKAGELLFHPFISDAGERGPFVAHEACAQFIGLRSRHGYWDLMRAVMEGLAFAARDCYAAMGALPGEVRITGGAARSRALGTILGAVLECKVRVCSRGEAGAAGAAMIAAVATGLYSDMTSCAEDWVRPYLNECQTPDAALATRYAKMFPAYLEARLASRPVWKQLAALRTGAGHV, encoded by the coding sequence ATGCAAATCTCGCCGCAGCGCGATATGATCATCGGCATCGATGCAGGCACGTCTCTGATCAAGACCGTGGCCTTCACGCGCGACGGGCGGCAGCTCGGCGATTTTTCTCTGCCCAATACATACACGATATCGCCCGGCCACCACGTCGAGCAAGACATGTCGCGGACCTGGACCGACACGGTCGCCGCATTGCGCGGGCTAGTGGCCGCCGTGCCGGAGATTTCCCAGCGTCTGGCGGCCATTGCCGTCACAGGGCAGGGCGATGGCACCTGGCTGATCGACGACGACGGCCGCCCAGTCGCGCCCGCGCTGCTATGGCTGGATTCCCGCGCCGCCGGCCTCGTCGAAGGAATCCGCTCCAGCGAGCGCAATGCCGCCCTCTATCGGCGCACTGGCTCCGGGCTCAACGCCTGCCAGCAGGGGCCGCAGCTCGCTTGGCTGCGAGCGCATGCGCCCGAGACGCTGTCGCGGGCCAGGACAGCTTTTCACTGCAAGGATTGGCTCTACTTCCTGCTCACCGGCCAGCGCACGACCGATCCGTCGGAATCGACCTTCACCTGCGGCGATTTCCGCAAGCGCCGCTTTGATGCGGAGACGGCGCGGCTAATCGGCATCGCCGATTGCGCGGCTCTGTTTCCCGAGGTGGTCGACGGGGTCACGACGACATATCCGCTAAGTGCCGCCGCTGCCATCGAGACCGGACTGCCCGAGGGCGTCCCGGTCTCGCTCGGCTACGTCGACGTGGTCTGCAATGCGCTTGGCGCGGGCCTCTACGATCCTTCGCCCGATGTCGGCTGCACCATCATCGGGTCCACCGGCATGCATATGCGCCTCGCAACCAGCGCTGATGCGGTCACGCTGAATGCAGAGGCGACCGGCTACACCATGCCGTTCCCGGTCGCTGGGCACTACACCCAGATGCAGTCCAATATGGCGGCAACACTGAATATCGACTGGCTGCTCGATCTCGCGCGTGATCTTTTGGCCGCCGAGGGCGTCGTGCGATCGCGTTCTGATCTCATCCGGCGTTTGGACGAGAAGGTATTGACGGCGAAGGCCGGCGAGCTCTTGTTTCACCCCTTCATCTCAGATGCCGGCGAGCGCGGGCCATTCGTTGCGCATGAGGCTTGCGCGCAATTCATCGGACTGCGATCACGCCACGGCTATTGGGACCTGATGCGAGCCGTGATGGAAGGACTCGCCTTCGCCGCGCGCGATTGCTACGCCGCGATGGGCGCGCTGCCGGGCGAGGTGCGGATCACCGGCGGCGCGGCGCGCAGTCGCGCGCTCGGGACTATCCTTGGGGCTGTGCTCGAATGCAAAGTGCGCGTCTGTAGCCGCGGCGAAGCCGGGGCGGCTGGCGCTGCGATGATTGCGGCCGTCGCAACCGGCCTTTATTCCGATATGACCAGCTGTGCTGAGGATTGGGTGAGACCGTATTTGAACGAATGTCAAACGCCAGATGCCGCATTGGCCACGCGTTATGCGAAAATGTTCCCGGCTTATCTGGAGGCGAGACTGGCGTCGCGTCCGGTCTGGAAGCAACTCGCGGCGCTACGTACGGGAGCCGGACATGTCTAG
- a CDS encoding 2-hydroxyacid dehydrogenase translates to MSSSIAIVGDRFMLPSVFADKITAACGNGVDIRLLEQPWPDEPMEHGYAGSKLDGLKEFMGDPDEVVEFIGDAALLVTHLAPISRSMLERLPNLKFIAVSRGGPVNIDMQATRDHGVIVVNTPGRNASAVAEFTIGAILAETRLIRSGHESLRGGEWRGDLYRADRTGRELGEMTVGIVGYGAIGTRVVKLLKAFGCKILVADPYVQLSAQDRNDGVAHVGLADLLARADVISLHARVTTETTGLIDRAALERIKPGALLINTARGPLVDYQALFDVLSSGRLGGAMLDTFAVEPAPPDWPLLQLPNVTLTPHIAGASLRTVTIAADQAAEEVRRYLTGEPPLNPC, encoded by the coding sequence ATGTCTAGCTCCATTGCCATCGTCGGGGACCGCTTCATGCTGCCGTCGGTCTTTGCCGACAAGATCACGGCTGCCTGCGGCAACGGCGTCGACATCCGCCTTCTGGAGCAGCCCTGGCCGGACGAGCCGATGGAGCACGGCTATGCCGGCTCCAAGCTCGATGGGCTGAAGGAGTTCATGGGCGATCCGGACGAGGTCGTAGAGTTCATCGGCGACGCAGCGCTGCTCGTGACGCACCTCGCTCCGATCTCGCGGTCGATGCTGGAGCGCCTGCCGAACCTCAAATTCATTGCGGTCTCGCGTGGCGGTCCCGTCAATATCGACATGCAGGCCACGCGCGATCACGGGGTGATCGTCGTCAACACCCCGGGCCGCAACGCGAGCGCAGTCGCCGAGTTCACCATCGGCGCCATTCTCGCCGAGACGCGCCTGATCCGCAGCGGCCACGAATCCTTGCGCGGTGGCGAGTGGCGCGGCGATCTCTATCGGGCCGACCGCACCGGGCGCGAGCTCGGCGAGATGACGGTCGGCATCGTCGGTTACGGCGCGATCGGTACGCGCGTGGTGAAGCTGCTCAAGGCGTTCGGCTGCAAGATCCTGGTCGCCGACCCTTACGTCCAGCTCAGCGCGCAGGATCGCAATGACGGCGTCGCGCATGTCGGCCTGGCCGACTTGCTGGCGCGCGCCGACGTCATCAGCCTGCATGCGCGGGTTACCACCGAGACGACGGGCCTTATCGACCGCGCTGCACTCGAGCGCATCAAACCTGGTGCGTTGCTGATCAACACGGCGCGCGGCCCGCTGGTCGACTACCAGGCTCTCTTCGATGTCTTGTCCTCGGGGCGCCTTGGTGGCGCCATGCTCGACACGTTTGCGGTCGAGCCTGCGCCGCCGGACTGGCCGCTCCTGCAACTGCCCAACGTCACGCTGACGCCGCACATCGCCGGCGCCTCCTTGCGCACCGTCACCATAGCTGCCGATCAGGCCGCGGAAGAGGTTCGCCGCTATCTCACCGGCGAGCCACCGCTCAACCCTTGCTGA
- a CDS encoding class II aldolase/adducin family protein, whose product MTREERQLREAIIAKCRWMNASGLNQGTSGNISARYKDRMLITPSATPYDAMKPEMIASMPLEGEYGSWEGSLQPSTEWRFHLDIMRGRPDVGGVVHTHSTYATVLAITRKPIPACHYMMAAFGGKDIRCAGYARYGTAELSELALQALEGRNGCLLANHGMIAVGANLDKAMWLAVELETIARQYYLSLALGAPHILSEAEIEETVRGFSTYGLQAPKAKLKAKSNPKPAKARAAKAAARQRVEKKRSGKR is encoded by the coding sequence ATGACGCGTGAGGAGCGACAGTTACGCGAAGCGATCATCGCCAAATGCCGGTGGATGAATGCCTCGGGTCTGAACCAGGGGACGTCAGGCAATATCTCCGCCCGCTACAAAGACCGGATGCTGATCACGCCGTCGGCGACGCCCTATGACGCGATGAAGCCGGAGATGATCGCGTCGATGCCGCTCGAGGGCGAATACGGCTCCTGGGAAGGATCGCTCCAGCCATCCACCGAATGGCGCTTTCATCTCGACATCATGCGCGGGCGGCCGGATGTCGGTGGCGTCGTGCATACGCATTCGACCTATGCCACCGTGCTTGCGATCACGCGCAAGCCGATTCCCGCCTGCCACTACATGATGGCAGCGTTCGGCGGCAAGGACATCCGCTGCGCGGGCTATGCGCGCTACGGTACTGCCGAGCTATCCGAACTCGCCCTGCAAGCGCTGGAGGGCCGCAATGGTTGTCTGCTCGCCAATCACGGCATGATCGCGGTGGGCGCCAATCTGGACAAGGCGATGTGGCTCGCCGTCGAGCTCGAGACCATCGCGCGTCAATATTATCTCTCGCTCGCGCTCGGCGCGCCGCATATTCTCAGTGAGGCGGAGATCGAGGAAACGGTGAGGGGATTCTCGACTTACGGATTGCAGGCGCCCAAGGCTAAATTGAAGGCCAAGTCGAATCCAAAGCCAGCCAAGGCGCGAGCCGCGAAGGCCGCGGCACGGCAACGGGTTGAGAAGAAGCGCAGCGGAAAGCGATGA
- a CDS encoding glycerol-3-phosphate dehydrogenase — MTAPDAGSDHGLVDIAIIGGGINGAGIARDAAGRGLKVLLCEKGDFAEGTSSRSGKLVHGGLRYLEYYEFRLVREALIEREVLLASAPHIIWPMRFVLPHSPEQRPAWLVRTGLFLYDHLGGRKRLPASRGLDLAHAPEGAPLRAEFRRGFEYSDCWVDDARLVILNLIDAAESGAKILSRTCAVSARREGEVWCLEMQSGDGGTQIVRARALVNAAGPWVQDVVQGVAGLNSAHNVRLVKGSHVVVPKFWSGPQAYLLQNADRRVIFVNPYEDDLALIGTTDISYDGCAEDVAIDEGEIDYLLGVLSRYFKAPPHRSEVVHAFSGVRPLYDDNAENPSAVTRDYVFEVHGTPEVPPLLSIFGGKITTYRRLAEQALRHLEAWFPKISPEWTAGTPLPGGDINGPFDRFVKELAIAYPDLPRKLIHHYARLYGTRARGLLGPARVSADLGRHFGGDFYEREAAFLRETEWAKEPQDFLDRRTKHGLHLTAAQREAFASFI; from the coding sequence ATGACTGCGCCTGACGCGGGCAGCGATCACGGGCTCGTCGACATCGCCATCATCGGCGGTGGCATCAACGGCGCCGGTATTGCCCGCGATGCGGCGGGGCGCGGTCTGAAGGTCCTGCTCTGCGAGAAGGGCGATTTCGCCGAAGGCACCTCGTCGCGTTCTGGCAAGCTGGTGCATGGTGGGCTGCGCTATCTCGAGTATTATGAGTTTCGCCTGGTCCGCGAAGCCCTGATCGAGCGCGAGGTCCTGCTCGCATCGGCCCCGCACATCATATGGCCGATGCGCTTCGTGCTGCCGCATTCGCCGGAGCAGCGGCCGGCCTGGCTGGTCCGCACCGGCCTGTTCCTCTACGACCATCTCGGCGGCCGCAAGCGCTTACCTGCGAGCCGCGGGCTCGACCTCGCGCATGCGCCGGAGGGCGCGCCGCTGCGCGCCGAATTCCGCCGCGGCTTTGAATATTCGGATTGCTGGGTCGACGATGCCCGGCTCGTGATCCTCAATTTGATCGATGCAGCGGAGAGCGGCGCCAAGATCCTGTCGCGCACCTGCGCAGTGAGCGCGCGCCGGGAAGGGGAGGTCTGGTGTCTGGAGATGCAGAGCGGGGACGGCGGCACGCAGATCGTTCGCGCGCGCGCCCTCGTCAATGCGGCAGGTCCCTGGGTGCAAGACGTCGTGCAGGGCGTCGCGGGCCTCAACTCTGCGCACAATGTCCGGCTGGTCAAGGGAAGCCATGTGGTGGTGCCGAAATTCTGGAGCGGGCCGCAGGCCTATCTGCTCCAGAACGCGGATCGCCGCGTTATCTTCGTCAACCCTTACGAGGACGATCTCGCGCTGATCGGTACCACGGATATTTCCTACGACGGCTGCGCCGAAGATGTCGCGATCGACGAGGGCGAGATCGACTATCTGCTGGGCGTCTTGAGCCGCTACTTCAAGGCACCGCCGCACCGGAGCGAGGTCGTCCATGCTTTCTCCGGGGTTCGGCCGCTCTATGACGATAATGCCGAGAACCCCTCGGCCGTGACGCGGGACTATGTCTTCGAGGTTCACGGCACGCCGGAGGTGCCCCCTCTGCTGTCGATCTTCGGCGGCAAGATCACGACTTATCGCCGGCTCGCGGAGCAGGCACTCCGCCACCTCGAAGCCTGGTTTCCGAAGATATCGCCGGAATGGACGGCCGGCACGCCGCTGCCGGGCGGCGACATCAATGGCCCCTTCGATCGTTTCGTCAAAGAACTTGCGATCGCCTATCCCGACCTTCCGCGCAAGCTGATCCATCACTATGCGCGCCTGTACGGTACGCGGGCGCGCGGACTGCTTGGCCCGGCCCGGGTCTCGGCGGATCTCGGTCGGCATTTCGGTGGAGACTTTTATGAACGTGAGGCTGCGTTTCTACGCGAGACCGAGTGGGCCAAGGAGCCTCAGGACTTTTTGGATCGGCGCACCAAACATGGCCTGCACCTTACGGCGGCCCAACGGGAGGCATTTGCCAGCTTCATCTAA
- a CDS encoding Bug family tripartite tricarboxylate transporter substrate binding protein, producing MERINRRSLLIGLTSAATMSLSSARAQQQAYPQRPVRVVVPYAAGGASDIVARLVVAAMAEQLGQSLFVDNRGGGASMIGTQAIATAAPDGYTIGVVDSAFTINPSLFGAKLPYDTKRDFTPVSLLARTSLVLVVPEPLPVNNVKQLITLAKLKPGALSMATAGLGTAVHLGCEQFRQEAGIDVVAVPYRGGGPSIVDLLGGKVDFTFSTIPAVLEHVRGNKLKALGITTGRSAQLPDVPSMAEAGLPKVDAAPDFGIVAPANLPPAILSQLAAAAQGALRSDDLRRRFDEIGYQSVGSTPQEYAVYIDASIEKWRHIVTAGNIKPE from the coding sequence ATGGAAAGAATCAACCGGCGTTCGCTACTGATCGGACTGACGTCCGCCGCGACAATGTCGCTCTCCAGCGCGCGCGCACAGCAGCAAGCCTATCCGCAGCGTCCCGTCCGGGTCGTCGTTCCCTATGCGGCCGGCGGCGCGTCTGATATCGTGGCGCGTCTCGTCGTCGCCGCCATGGCCGAGCAGCTCGGCCAGTCGCTGTTCGTCGACAACCGGGGCGGCGGGGCAAGCATGATCGGCACTCAGGCAATCGCCACGGCCGCGCCCGACGGCTATACGATCGGCGTTGTCGACAGCGCGTTCACCATCAATCCCAGCCTGTTCGGCGCCAAATTGCCGTACGACACCAAAAGGGATTTCACGCCAGTATCGCTGCTGGCGCGGACCTCGCTGGTGCTGGTCGTCCCGGAACCTCTTCCGGTCAACAACGTCAAGCAACTGATCACGCTCGCCAAATTAAAGCCCGGCGCGCTCAGCATGGCGACTGCCGGCCTCGGTACGGCGGTCCACCTCGGCTGCGAACAGTTCCGGCAGGAGGCCGGCATCGACGTTGTCGCGGTGCCATATCGCGGCGGCGGGCCATCGATCGTCGACCTGCTCGGCGGCAAGGTCGATTTTACGTTCAGCACCATCCCCGCCGTTCTCGAGCATGTTCGCGGCAACAAGCTGAAGGCGCTGGGAATTACGACGGGACGTAGCGCGCAACTACCTGACGTGCCCAGCATGGCAGAGGCCGGTCTGCCAAAGGTAGATGCCGCGCCGGACTTTGGAATCGTGGCGCCCGCCAATCTGCCGCCGGCGATCCTCTCCCAACTCGCCGCCGCCGCGCAGGGCGCGCTTCGATCCGACGATCTGCGCCGGCGGTTCGATGAAATCGGTTACCAATCCGTCGGCTCCACGCCACAGGAATATGCTGTCTATATCGATGCATCGATCGAGAAATGGCGCCACATCGTGACCGCCGGCAACATCAAGCCGGAGTAA
- a CDS encoding mandelate racemase/muconate lactonizing enzyme family protein yields the protein MNSPRIATITAFPLGIPFDHWAAPPMFAGRPRTSLDTVLVRVTTDQGTLGWGEAYGSFSSAVAAAIEQWITPLAIGQSVDDVGLPARIERTLHNLGRAGATIHAISGLDIALWDIRGKLAGVPVSTLLGGRRRDRIEVYASLLQYNGNTEEISRVVDRALGEGFRQIKLHERTAKAVAAARVAAGPNVPLMVDTNCAWLPAEATAAVTEMAPFDLRWVEEPIWPPEDFAALAALRQSTRVPTAIGENAGNALDFKKMLATACVDYVQPSAIKIGGLTALWQICTESEAAGATCVPHSPYFGPGYLATIHVLAAKAKVSALERFYCDLAFDPCGGFVPIEAGFLAVPDTPGLGGDPNLALIERYRL from the coding sequence ATGAACTCGCCGCGGATTGCGACGATTACGGCATTTCCACTGGGAATTCCGTTCGACCATTGGGCCGCACCGCCGATGTTCGCCGGCCGCCCGCGCACCAGCCTCGATACCGTCCTGGTGAGAGTAACGACCGATCAGGGGACGTTGGGATGGGGCGAAGCCTATGGCAGCTTTTCGTCCGCCGTCGCTGCGGCCATCGAGCAATGGATTACACCGCTGGCGATCGGGCAAAGCGTCGACGACGTTGGACTGCCGGCGCGGATTGAACGGACATTGCACAATCTCGGCCGTGCGGGTGCCACGATCCACGCTATCAGCGGCCTCGACATCGCGCTGTGGGACATCAGGGGCAAGCTCGCGGGAGTGCCGGTCTCAACCCTGCTGGGCGGGCGGCGGCGCGACCGCATCGAGGTCTACGCATCGCTGCTGCAATACAACGGCAATACCGAGGAGATCAGCCGCGTTGTGGATCGTGCGCTCGGCGAGGGCTTTCGCCAGATCAAACTGCACGAGCGCACGGCGAAGGCCGTCGCCGCTGCCCGCGTCGCGGCGGGTCCGAACGTGCCGTTGATGGTGGATACCAATTGCGCCTGGTTGCCGGCGGAGGCAACCGCCGCCGTGACGGAAATGGCGCCATTTGATCTGCGATGGGTCGAAGAACCGATCTGGCCGCCCGAGGATTTCGCCGCCCTTGCAGCTCTCAGGCAATCGACGCGCGTTCCGACCGCCATCGGAGAGAATGCTGGCAATGCGCTGGATTTCAAGAAGATGCTCGCCACGGCGTGCGTCGATTATGTCCAGCCCAGCGCGATCAAGATCGGCGGTCTGACCGCGCTTTGGCAAATCTGCACCGAGTCGGAAGCGGCCGGAGCGACCTGCGTTCCCCACTCGCCCTATTTCGGACCGGGCTATCTTGCCACCATTCACGTGCTGGCGGCCAAGGCGAAGGTGAGCGCCCTGGAGCGATTTTACTGCGACCTTGCCTTCGACCCCTGCGGCGGCTTCGTTCCGATCGAAGCAGGCTTCCTCGCCGTGCCCGATACTCCGGGGCTCGGAGGCGATCCGAACCTGGCATTGATCGAACGATACCGGCTCTGA
- a CDS encoding LysR substrate-binding domain-containing protein: MRELEVFRRVMELGTITAAAEMLHISQPAVSRTLQQAERRLGFALFLRRKKRLLATPEAQSLFPETVNAFAAFDVVQKRAVDLRAGRAGVLNIAAISAFANALLPDTVAQFRHSRPDVTITLQSMSAQQVTAHVANHQADLGLVIDSIAAPGVSVSDLWATEFGCAMPHTHPLASKDHVVPADIEHEPLICLSRHLPLGIHAVRIFADADVPLKVAIEVSQSTVACALVRAGAGLALLDGLAMMGTPSTDLVMRPFHPSIKIAGKLVRFRHLLPSRLAHEFIETLNDVIATQNSVFRQPTATLVTMASSYTERNS, encoded by the coding sequence GTGCGCGAACTTGAAGTATTTCGGCGCGTCATGGAATTGGGCACCATCACTGCTGCTGCCGAAATGCTTCATATTTCGCAGCCGGCCGTCAGCCGAACACTGCAGCAGGCCGAGCGGCGGCTGGGGTTTGCGCTATTTCTGCGGCGAAAGAAGCGGCTGTTGGCGACACCCGAAGCGCAATCGCTGTTTCCCGAAACCGTCAACGCGTTCGCGGCCTTCGACGTCGTCCAGAAGCGCGCCGTCGACCTGCGGGCGGGGCGAGCGGGCGTGCTCAACATCGCGGCGATTTCAGCTTTCGCAAATGCGTTGCTGCCGGACACGGTGGCACAATTCCGCCACTCACGCCCTGATGTCACGATCACGCTCCAGTCGATGAGTGCGCAGCAAGTCACCGCCCATGTCGCCAACCACCAGGCGGACCTCGGATTAGTCATCGACTCCATTGCTGCGCCCGGTGTGTCGGTGAGCGATCTCTGGGCGACAGAGTTCGGATGCGCCATGCCGCACACGCATCCATTGGCATCGAAGGATCACGTCGTGCCCGCTGATATCGAGCACGAACCGCTGATATGTCTGAGCCGGCACCTCCCCCTGGGGATCCACGCCGTCCGCATCTTTGCCGACGCCGACGTTCCGCTGAAGGTTGCAATTGAGGTGTCGCAATCCACCGTTGCTTGCGCGTTGGTGCGTGCCGGCGCAGGGCTTGCGCTGTTGGACGGGTTGGCGATGATGGGAACGCCTTCAACCGATCTGGTGATGCGGCCGTTTCATCCTTCGATCAAGATCGCTGGGAAGCTCGTACGATTTCGTCATTTGTTGCCGTCTCGTCTGGCGCACGAATTCATCGAAACCCTGAATGACGTGATAGCCACCCAAAACAGTGTCTTCCGCCAGCCAACGGCAACTCTCGTCACCATGGCGTCGTCCTACACCGAGAGAAATTCATAG
- a CDS encoding ABC transporter substrate-binding protein, with amino-acid sequence MNSVFGWLLAAAQISVATQAIAGETNFEVGVSATEIKIGNLMPYSGQASMYSVIGKTEAAYFKKLNDEGGINGRKITFISYDDAQSPPKAVERTRQLVESDEVFAMFGATGSAANAATMKYLNSRSVPQLFIAAGASKFSDPKNFPWTMAWIPTYRVESAVYGKYIADHTPDAKVAILYQNDDFGRDHLAGLEAGLGNRVGTLLVGKASYETSEPTITSMVVSLKATGADTVVIAAQSKFATQAIKTMAEQSWRPTVYISNASVGVSSVLAPAGLQNAKGFISAAYRKDPEDPAWKDDAAMQEFYAFMDKYLPGEKKNDQSAFGYLSAQTLEFVLRQCGNELTRANLVKQAANLKDVQLGLLLPGIKLNTNATDYVSIKQFRLMKFSGEHWTLFGDLVTP; translated from the coding sequence ATGAACTCAGTATTTGGCTGGCTATTGGCGGCAGCCCAGATATCGGTGGCAACCCAAGCAATTGCTGGCGAAACGAACTTCGAGGTCGGAGTAAGCGCGACCGAGATCAAGATCGGAAACTTGATGCCCTATAGCGGCCAAGCTTCGATGTACAGCGTGATTGGAAAGACCGAGGCGGCCTATTTCAAGAAGCTGAACGATGAAGGTGGGATCAACGGCCGTAAGATCACTTTCATTTCGTATGACGACGCACAAAGCCCCCCAAAGGCCGTCGAGCGTACCCGGCAACTCGTCGAGAGCGACGAAGTGTTCGCGATGTTCGGCGCAACCGGGAGCGCCGCGAACGCCGCGACCATGAAATATCTGAATTCGCGAAGCGTTCCCCAGTTATTTATTGCCGCCGGCGCCTCGAAGTTTTCAGACCCGAAGAATTTTCCGTGGACGATGGCGTGGATTCCGACCTACCGGGTCGAGTCTGCTGTTTATGGAAAATACATCGCTGATCACACCCCCGACGCAAAGGTCGCGATCCTTTATCAGAATGACGATTTCGGACGCGATCATCTTGCCGGACTCGAAGCGGGGCTGGGAAACCGGGTGGGGACGTTGCTCGTAGGAAAGGCATCGTACGAGACTAGCGAGCCCACGATCACTTCGATGGTCGTGTCCTTGAAGGCGACCGGTGCGGACACGGTAGTGATCGCGGCGCAGTCGAAATTTGCGACCCAAGCAATCAAAACGATGGCCGAGCAGTCATGGAGGCCGACAGTTTACATCAGCAATGCGTCCGTAGGCGTAAGCAGCGTACTCGCACCGGCAGGATTGCAGAACGCCAAGGGTTTCATCTCGGCCGCATATCGAAAGGACCCCGAAGATCCGGCTTGGAAGGATGACGCAGCAATGCAGGAGTTCTACGCCTTCATGGACAAGTATCTCCCAGGAGAAAAGAAGAACGATCAATCGGCATTCGGCTACTTGTCTGCCCAGACGCTTGAGTTTGTTTTGCGCCAATGCGGCAACGAGCTGACGCGCGCCAATCTGGTGAAGCAGGCCGCCAATCTGAAAGACGTCCAACTCGGCCTGCTGCTGCCCGGCATCAAGCTGAACACAAACGCAACGGACTATGTCTCGATCAAGCAGTTTCGCCTGATGAAATTTTCCGGCGAGCATTGGACGCTATTCGGTGACTTGGTGACGCCCTAA